The genomic window CGTTTTTTGTCGTCGATCAAGATCTCGTTGCTGGGTGCGGCCGCCGCGTGAAGTCGATTGTCGATATTGTTCGCGGTCTTTGGCCGCGCTTTATGTATATGCGCACGCTGATGGTCGGATGCGCAGCAGGGGAGGGGCAGCTGGATGGTGAAGATGAATCGGTGCAGCGTTTTTGCGCGCCGCTTCTGGTCCCCGCAACTCTGCGTCAGGCGCGCGCCGAAAAGGCCGGGTTGATTGTGCTAAAGGAGTTTCCGGCGAGCTATCGGAAAACGTTGCGGTGTTTCCAGCAGCACGGTTTCATCCGTCTGCCGGGCCTTCCGATGACCTGTCTCAACATCGAATACGAAAGCTTCGGCCATTATATAGAGCGCGCCCTGTCCCGCGCGGCTCGGAAGGACCTGCGGCGAAAGTTCAGGGCGACTGCGCGCGCTCCCCCAATTGAAATGAGTGTCCTTACTGACATCAGCCTGATTGTGGACGAAGTCTATCCGCTCTACATCCAGGTTTATAACCGATCACACCTTCGTTTCGAGAAGTTGACGACAGAGTTTCTTCGCGAGCTCGGCCGTCGAATGCCTGACAAGACCCGCTTCTTCATCTGGCGTCAGTGTGGGCGTATCGTCGCAATGAGCATTTGCATGGTGCAGGGTGACACGCTTCACGACGAATATATCGGTCTCGATTACTCTGTAGCTCTTGATCTGCATCTCTATCACTACACCTTCCGCGACATCATCACATGGGCGATCGCCAACGGATACAAGCGGTATCGTAGCAATGGCCCTAACTACGATCCCAAGCTGCATCTGAAGTTTCAGCTGGAGCCTCTTGATCTCTACGTGCGGCACACATCTCCGGCGATCCATTTTGTCATGAAATTTGTGCTGCCGTGGCTGGAACCAACCCGTTACGACAAAGTCCTGAGGCATTTCTCCACTTACCGTGAGCTATGGGACGGTCCATGAGTGATGCAAGGCTGTCCGGACGAGACCAAGCTCCGCAGAACGTATTGACTTAAATCAACGAAAGGTCCGCTCACTCGCCGCACTGATGCTGAAGCGATACGAAAAGCCATGTCGGGGGGCTGCGCCCGTCCGCGTCAAAGAGATCGGTTAGCGGCCATTCCGCGTCCGATCGAGCGGCTCCGGTCACCGCTCGACCAGTAAATCGGAGAGTTTCATGAAAACCTTCAATCCGGTGGTGCTGTTGGTATTGCTCGCTACACAATCGGCCGCGACACAGGCTGCGGATTTGAACGGAGCCTGGACGGTCGACGCCTCGGCCTGCGATCAGATGTTTACCAAAGACAATAACAGGCTTGCTTTCAAGAAAGATGCCGATCTCCACGCGGGCGGCATGATCGTTGAGGGAAGGCGAATAACCGGCACATTTCAGAAATGCACTGTCAAATCATTGCACAATGACGGGGCGGATGTGCGCGTGGTTGCGGCGTGCTCGGACGGTGTCGCGGTTTCAGACGTCGCGTTCGATGTGAAAATCACTGCAGAGGGGAAGATCACGCTCAGCTCCAAGGAGCCGGTGCCGGTGGAAATGCTGTATTCTCGCTGCTCGATGTGACGATCGCGCAGCGACGGTAGCCCCGACCTCAACATGCGAACGAGGGGAGACACTTATGATACGTCTATCGTTGGTTATCGGAATGCTGGCCGTGCTCGCGGCGACTGATGCATCGGCTCAAGCGATCAACCTGACCGGCATCTATACGTGCGTTGACAAGTGCCGGGGAGGCCTGCCTGCTCAGATCACGCAGAATGGAGATCAACTGAATATCTTGACCGAGGCAGGCACGCCTTCACGCGCCTGGCCGGACTGGTTTTCGCCGACGAGCCGGATCTGGATTGATGCCCTGAACGAAGGTGCGGTCTATTCTCCGGATGGCATCCGCATTCAGTTCGACAATGGGACCATCTGGCTGAGAGGTTTGCCGCCGTATCGGCGAAGGTGATCTGTCCTGATCACCATGCCGAGGAACGCCTTCGCTGCCGCCGCCGGAAGCAGACGTTCTCGCGACACGGGAATAGGACCGCGCCACGTGGATGACGACACTTCGCAAGCGTCGCGGCGCGCCTTCCTCATGCACGAGATGCCGACGGACGTACCTGCTTCTGAACGAAATACATCAGCACCACTGACACCATCGCAATCGCGACGACGATGGTGCCAAGCCAATTGAAATGCTCCAATGCGCCGCTCGGAAGCTGGACAATCACCAGACCGGCAACAGCGGCTGAAACACCTCCTGCTAATTGTTGCAACGAGGCACTGATGGCGTTGAACGCCCCGCGCTTGGTGGGCTCGGGTATCGCCGAGATCAGAGCCTGCGAAGGGATGATGCGCGAGAAAATCCCCGCAAACAGAACCACATTGACGACAATCACTAAAGGCAGCGGGACGTGGCCGAGATTCGTCCAGACCGGGACCATCACCAGCGTCACCGCACTTCCAAAACAGAATGTTCGAAATTTGCCGAAACTGTCGCTGGCCTTGCCGACCAACGGTCCGACAAAGATCGTGCAAAACCCGGTGATCAGATAAATCAGAGGCAAGACCTCAAACGTCAACCCAATGTTGTTGACGATGTAGGCCGTACCAAAAGGCATCAGCATATAACCGCCTGTCGGCATTAACATGATCAGGATGAAAGCCAGCCAGTAGCGCGGCTCCGCGACGGTATGGACCAGATGCATCAGCGGACTGCGCTCCTGCTTCAGCGCCAGGTGATCTGCCACCGGCTTCATGACGGTCAGGATGATGAGCCCTGCCGGCACCGCGACGGCGAGAATGGCGAAGTACGGCGCGTGCCAATCCCAGTGATTTGCAAAGAACAGTCCTGCCGGCAGGCCCAGCACCTGGCTTGCAGCGAATGCCGTTGAAATAATCCCCATCACCCGGCCACGCATCTCGAGCGGAAAGAGATCTGTGGCGATCGCAAGCACGATCGAGCCGATGACCCCGCCGAACAAGCCCGTGACCGTGCGGGCAATCAAAAGCATGTGATACGTGGTGGCCAGCGCACACAGCAATGTGCCCAGCATGAAGCCGCAATAGAAAAACAACAGCAGCCGCTTGCGGTCGAACCGATCAGCGAAACCCGCCGCCAGGAAACCCGATACACCCGCGCTGAAGGCATAGGACGAAACCGCCCAGCCGAATTGCTGCGGGGTGATCTGCAGCGTCGGCATCATCATCGCACCCAGCGGCGAAATGATCATGAAGTCCAGGATGATCGTGAATTGTAAGAAGGCCAGGATGCCGAGGATGAACTTTTGGTAGCCCGTGAAGACGGGCGGTTTGACGATCGTTGTTGCATTGCTCATGGCCCTCTCTCGCCCAATCCGAGTGGTCCAGTCAAGGCAACATCCAGGGCGAGAGATCGCACGTTTTCGTTTGATGTCGGTTCGCTGTCTCCCGGCTCTTGTGACGGTTATCACCAGTGAATGAGTTTTATCTCCTGCGCAGGAGCAGCAAAACAAGATGACTGCCGCCGCATGTCCGCTTGGGGCGAGAGGTCAACATCAGCTTCTGATAACGCGCTAACGGCGTCGCTGCGATCGGCTCGGCTTACACGGGGCTGAAGGGGATTGTGGGGTGGGAAGAACAGCAGGGAAACCGCCGCCTCATGGGACGAGCTTTCATGGCCTGAGGGGTATCATTTTGGTTGAGCTGCGGTTCCGGTGCTTGAGCCACGGGAGCGCTTCTCAGAACCGCGTATCATCGCCCTCCAACCTTCGGGTTATCGACGGAACGGAGGAGTCTGCTATGCTTATGCGTTCTCCATGCTCTGATGGCACTCCATTGAGGAGGACGCGATGCCACAGGACGAGCTAAACCATCTTGATCAGGCAGCCGAAGACCGCCGCAAATTCCTGGCCTCCTGTGGCAAGTTTGCCGCCATCACGCCGCCCGCCATTACGCTCCTGCTGTCGACATCGTTGAATTCAACGGCTGTCGCCCAGTCGGCGGGCAATACCGGCAACCACCGCAATGGAAACGGCAATAGCGGCAATAACAGCAATAGCGGCAACCACGGCAACGTTACTACGACAACGGAAACAGCAATAGCGGCGATAGCGGCAATAACAGCAATAACGGCAACGACGGCGACGACGGCAACGCTCCTACGGCAACGGAAACGGTAACAACGGCAAGCGGCCTTCATGAATGCCTGTCGAGGCGAGTTGCGATGATCTGCCGAGATGGGCGAGGAGCTGAGTCGCTCAGCTCGCCGGAGGGTGTCTGTTGGGCCGCCAAACGCTTTAGCTGCCGCCTCTGAGCGTCGAAATCAGCTTGTGTTCGACCGATGAGGGGAAGCCAATTGTTTTAAGTTTTTCGACGGTCGCCTCTATCGGATATTCGCATTGATGCAGGCTGAATTGGCCGTCTTCCCAAACCGCGTAACTGGCACGCTTATCGCCGGTTCGCGGCTGGCCGACGCTACCGGGATTGACGATGGTTTTTGATCCCACTTCGCGGATGAATGGCACATGGCTATGTCCAACAAGCAGGACATCCGCGTCGATCGTCTCCAATTCTGCAAGCCAGGCGTCATCATCGCCGTCGATGCGCCCGTAATGCGGATTTGACGGTGTCGCGTGAATGAGATGAAAGCGAACGCCGTCACGTTCCAGCATCGCCGTGAGAGGCAATTGCCGCAGCCAAGCCTTGTGGGAATCGCTCAGTTGAGCCGACGTGAAGCGACGGGCCGCTTCAGCCACTTCGCGAAAATGCGGGCTCCAATGTGAATCGTCGTCGCAACCCACCGCGTGGTCATGATTGCCTTGAATCACGATCGAGGCCTTCGACATCACGGCTTCGATCGTCTCTTTCGGATCTGGTCCATAGTTGACCACATCGCCCAGTATCCAAAGTTCATCGTATGTTTCGCGAACGGACTGGAGCGCTTCAAGGTTGGCATGGATGTCTGAAAGGATAAGTATCTTCATACGATGATCTCATAGCAGTCGTCAGCGCGTTCGAGCTCAATCCAATGCGCCATATCAGTATTAAGTCTCATGCCGCGCACGCTGGGGCAGGGCGGCAGGCCCGCTTCCGTCGGGTTGCCCACGGCTGTTCGGTTCACGCGTTGCAAACGTGCGGTGTCGGATCGAATTGTCCGCAACGTTCGTGGGCTCGGCCCGCCCGAAAGCGCAGCGTTCGTTGAAACGCGACCCAGATCTTGTGCGTTGACCCATGAACCTGTGGGGGAAGACGGAGCGCGGACAATGGCAGCCATCCGATACGTTGTGGCGGACATAGACAAATCGGTCGAATTCTATCGCGATCGACTCGAGTTCTCGGTGGACATGCATACTCCTCGCAAGTTCGCAGCGCTTATTCGGGATGATCTGACGCTCTACTTGAGCGCCCCAGGGGCGGGGAGTGGAGGAAAAGCCGGCGGCCATCCGGAGCCTGGTGGATGGAACCGGTTTATGATGATCACGAAAGACATAGACGGTCTCATCGGCCGGCTGAACGCTGGTGGGGCCAGATTTAGAGGAGAAATCAGCGAGGCGGGAGCCGGTCGCGCCAGGCTTCTGGAAGACCCATCGGGTAATCTCATTGAACTGTTTGAGTTCAAGAAAAAATAGATGATTTCACTGGCGGTCTGCTTTGCCCGCAAGCATCTCGAATTCCATTTGGCCAATCGCGAGCTGCCTGGAAGGCGTGGACGACAGCGCGGTTCATGGACAGGGACAAACGCGGCCAAACGTCGGCTGAGCGTCATTCACGCCCGTTTGGCAGTCTTCCGACGACTTCCGACCTAGCCCAATAACCGGACTTGTGTTCGAAACCGGAGGGCGCGTCTCAAACGGGCCAATTCCAGACCAGACTGGGCTTACCGATCCAGGCCGCTTTCTGGCGCATCGAATACCATGGGTTTTCTCGCCGCTAGGCTATCCGCCCGCATGGTCGTTGCCACCGTGCGCGGCGATGAACATGGCGACGGCCGACCGGCAATAGGATTCGATTTCGTTGTCGTCCTCTGCTCTCGCTTGATCGAAGCGTGCGATAATCAGGAGATCGGATCCTTTGAAAAGGGCGGCAAACAAGCGGGCAGACCGGAGAGGATCGGGCACGTTCAGAACCGCCTTCGCGTGCAACTGACGCAACAGGGCCTCGATTTGGGCGATGACATGGGCGGGGCCGGCTTCGTAATGGAGCTTGCTTAACGAGTTTTGATTCGTCCTGTCGGCCATGACCATGGCTTCGACACTGCGGACGTCTGATCTCAACAGCGTGCGAAGCAGTGATGATCCCACCGCCATGAGCTGATCTTCGACCGAACCGTCGACGCCTTCAAGAAGGGCCTGTGGTGCAAACAACTGATGGCAGCCGGCCGCGATGGCGGCGCTGAACAGCGCCTCCTTGTTCTCAAAGTGCCGATAGATGCTGAGCTTGGATATCTTCGCTCGCTGGGCGACCTTGTCCAATGTCGTCGCTTGAAAACCCAATTCCACAAAGAGTTCGCTCGCGGCGTCGATTATCGTTTGGCCAAGCGCCTCGTTGGCGGGCCGGCCGCGCCGGCCCTGGCTGTTTTCGGTCACGACAATTCCAGTACTTGACAGTATCCTAATTCATGCATTACGATACCATATAGTATCTGAAATATGCAAGCCAATGGGGAGGTCTCAACTTGTCCTCGAAATCAAGTTTCCCCGGGGCGGCGCGGCGATACCGAATGCGGCATTGTCCGGCCGGTCAATACAGTGATGGGCGACTGTCTCGTCGATGCCGAGACCCTGCTCGCTGCCCGTCTCGAGTGCGTATCGCTGGACGATATTTCGCGCCAGGCCCAGCCCAACCCCCTCCATCCACAACACGGAGCCCATCACCATGGATGACGTCATCATCATCGGCGGCAGCTTTGCCGGTCTCGCCGGCGCCCTGCAGCTCGGCCGCGCGCGCCGCAAGGTCACCATTCTCGATACCGGCCTGCCGCGCAACCGCTTCGCCGGCCACTCGCATGGCCTGCTCGGCCACGATCACAAGCCACCGCTGGACATCCTGGCCGAGGCGCGGCAGCAGCTGGCGCGCTATCCCACGATCAGGCTGGTCAATGCCCGGGCCGAAAGTGTCTCCGGCGCCATCGACGATTTCTCCGTCCTCACTGCCGATGGCGCAAGCCTTGGGGCGCGCCGCCTGATCCTGAGCTATGGCGTCGCCGACCAGATGCCTGATGTTCCGGGCTTTGCCGAAGGCTGGGGCACCTCCATCGTGCCCTGCCCCTATTGCGATGGCTTTGAAGTCGCCGGCCAGCATTGGGGCCTCGTCTGGTCCGGCCGGCAGTCGCACAATCAGGTCAGGCTGTTCCACGATTGGACCGACAGGTTGACGCTCTTCGCAGATGGTCACGACATTCCGCCCGATATCCGGGCCGATCTGGCGCGTCGCAACATACCCGTCGTCGATGACCGGATCACTGGGATCGCCCATCACGGGGCCCATAACGCCACCGTCAAGCTCGATACCGGCCCCGATGTCGCGGTCGACATCCTGTTCGCGCATCCGCGCAACAAGCCGTCCGCAAGCCTGCATGAATCACTGGGTCTCGCCACGGTCGATACGCCCCTCGGCATCGCCCTCAAGGTCGACGACCGCCGCGAAACCAGCATGGTTGGCATCTACGCCGCCGGCGACCTCGCCAACCCCCTCATGCCCTCGGTCACCACGGCATCATGGCAGGGCGCGATGGCGGGTATCTTCGCCCAGCAGTCGATGCTGGTTTGAGAGTACCGATTGGAGATGAGCATGGCCGTCGAATCGGACAGCGCGGGTGTGCGCTTCCCTCCGCCCTTCGTCTATCTGGGAGCGCTGCTGTTGGGGCTGGCAGCGGAGCGGTTCGTCACCCTGCGCTCTTTCGGCATCGACTGGCGGTTGCTGCTCGCGACGGGCGTGTTGCTGTTCGTTGCCGGCGCTGCGATGATTCTTGTGGCGGCGGGGCTGTTCCGGCGGCTGGGCACCAACGTTCCGCCGTCGCAGCCAACGACCCGCATCGCAACGACCGGTCCTTATCGGTGGACCCGCAATCCCATGTATCTCGGCATGGCGCTTATCTATGCCGGCCTTGCGATCGGCTTCGACGGGCCGATCGCCTTCGCCTTGCTCCCGTTGGTGCTGATCGCGATCCAGACGCAGGTGATCGCCCGCGAGGAGCGCTATCTCGAAGCGAAGTTCGGCGACGACTACCGCCGCTACAAGGCCGAGGTTCGCCGCTGGCTCTGACTATTCCGCCGCTGCCGCCTGCGGGGCCTTCTGATAAACCAGCACTTCCTTGCCGCGAGCTATCATATTCTGAAGGTTGCGGGCCGGTGTCACGGAAAACCGACCGGCCGGCTGACCCCGCAGTACACCCAGCGCCTGAGAGTCGATGACGCCGCGGAGGCGGCGCGAGCGGTCAACAGTGGCCCTTACACCCTTCTTCCACCCGATCTTGATCCAGTGCCGCATCCAACACGGCGAAGACACCGAAACCGGCTTGCGCGACCAAGTCCGATTTATCCAAAAAGCTCTTGGCAAGTCGGCCGCAGGGTCCGACTAACGTCCGCTTTGGGTCAAAAGGCGACTTCGCCGACCCATCCGGCTTGATCAGCTCTCGTCCCGAAAGCCGACATGAGCAGCCAGGATGACCACATCGGCTAAGGGCCAATGCCGGTCATCCCATCCGCCCCCAATTCGCCTCGGCGTCCGGTCGAGCGCCACGCGCTCGGTGGCGGTCAGGGATTGCTGTGTGGCGGGAGTGCGGCATGAGAGCGCACGGACGCGCGCTTCGGTTGCGGTTATCATCCCGCTGATGCGCCTGCAAAAGCAAGCGCTGTTACGTGGAACGACATCGGTCCAGCGCCGCGCCGCGTGTTTCATGTCAGACGCAATCGAAGCATCGGAGGCATCCATGTACGCGATTGATGAGGAGCCCGATGATCTGACGGCGGTCTTTCTTTTCGCTGCTCTTGGCTTTGTGCTTTCACTAGCAGTCATACGCATGGTGCCCGAGGAGGCCCTGAGCTGGATGATTGCGCTGGAAGTGATGGGACATTGACGGGGGAGGTTCGCTAGTGTCCCGATTCCGAAGTTCGCATTATTCCGCTGCACCTTCGTTTGCGAACTTCGGAATCGAAGGACGCTAGCAAGTTATCGATCTAGTGGTCCGATTCTAACATTCGCATCCCGTTTCAGCAGGCACCTCCTGCGAATCTTAGAATCAAAGGACCACTAGCAAATATAAGTTTCTAGTGTCCCGTCTCCGAATAACCGACGCATTTGCGGCGCCCTCGCACGGTTATTCGGAGACGAAAGGACACTAGCAAAATCAAAATGCTAGTGTGGCTTAGGTTCAGAAGTCCGCATTCCAGACTCGCCGCACGAATGACGCGGACTTCTGAACCACCACACGAGTCGTCGCAGTGCCAGGCGAGATGCCAGCACCACACTAAAAATGTCGCGAGGAATTGCGAAAACGCCACCGCGATCGGTTCGGCCGATACGGGGCTGAAGGGCATTATGGGGTAGGGGAGATTGTCGGCCCGCTTTTCGCGCTCGTATTCTCCTGCAAAACGCCGACGCGGCCAAGATCGTCGACCCAGCAAGAACTCTCCGATGCGATGCCGGTCGCAACGCCCTTTCGATGTAAATATCTCAGGCAGCCCGACTGACGTCTGCGGATGCATCCGCGGTTTTTTGCACGGCGCGCCCCGTTTCTTCCACGACGCCTTGCGAAATCCGCATCATGCGCCGGGCTTCCTCGCCGTATTGCGCAAACGCATCTTCCCAAAACTTGGCGTAAGCGTGCTGTATCTCCGGCAAGGTCTTGCAATCGCGAAGCGTGTCGAGAAGCTGCCGATTTTGATCCACACGCACCGCAACGAATTCGGTCCATTCCTTACAGAAATCCTGCATCGTTGCGCTCAGCATCGAATTTATCTTGGCTGTGTCCGATAGCATGTTTCCGTTCATCTCGCTCACGCGTGCGAAATCAAAGAACGGCAGGGAAATCGCCGTCTTATAGGACGAGCTTTCATGGCTTGAAGGATTTGTCATTTTGTGACCTTCATTTTGCTAGAGCAGAACAAGAACCTGCAACAAGGTCATTCAAGCATCACCACATGGCGGTTGGGCGATGTTTGCTTCAACGCAGGCCAAGCGGCTGCGGTTCCGGTGCTAGTGAAGTGGATTTGACGTTCGCACCCTGCGTGCAGCGAGGTTGTCATGCGACCGTCAAATCCTAAAGCTCCACTCAATCATAGATTTGCTAGTGTCCTTTCGAATCCGAAGTTCGCAACATTCACAAGAGGTGCCTGCCGAAACGGGATACGAAGGTTCAGATCGGACCACTAGGTAATCCGTTCGGGTTGGAAGGAGCTGAGGGGGCTGCTTATCTTCCTAAATTATCGACGCTGCCGGGAATGACAATCGACGGCCACGAATGAGTCCCATCGACGAGGGCGCGATTCCCACAGAACGCGCATGATCAAGCAGACGAAGACCGCCGCAAATTCCTGGCCTCGTGAGGGAGAACGCTCATGACGATCACACTCAACCACACCATCGTTTGGACACGCGACAAGGTGGGCGCCGCTCGCTTCTTCGCGGAGATCTTTGGGTTACCCTTCGAGGGGCCAGGCGATCACTTTGCGCCGGTGCGCGTCAACGACACACTGACGCTGGACTTCGCTGACGCGAAGGGTGCTGTCGCAGGCCAGCATTATGCATTTCACGTCAGCGACGTCGAATTCGACGCGATCCTCCAGCGCGTCAAAGACGCTGGGCTCACCTTCGGAAGCGGGCCCTTCAGCCTTGAAGACGGGAAGCTCAACGATTGGAATGGCGGCCGCGGTTTCTATTACAAGGACCACGACGGCCACGTTATCGAACTGATGACCGTGCCTCAGTAAGCTTCATGGCAAACGAACTGAACCGATTGCGGTGAGGTCTACTGTGATCAAAGTCGAGCGAGTCGGCGATGGCGATCCACTTGAATTCGAGGTGATCGTCCGAGTGGGAAACGGCGAGACGCGCCATCACGTCACTTTGGCGCGGGAGACTTGCGAGCGCCTGACGATGGGCACGCATACGCCCGAGAATTCGCCCGAGAATTGCATCAAGGCTGCGTTCCAGTTCCTGCTTGAGCGGGAGCCCAAGGAGTCGATCCTTCGGTCTTTCGACATCACGGTGATCTCCCGTTATTTTCCAGAATTCGAACGCGAGCTGCCGCGGTATCTCTCCCAATTCTGATCTGCCCGCCAATCCGGGGTCGGCAGTTGCAAGGGAAGGGGCGTGCGCATCGCCTGCCATCGCCCCTCAAATCGTCACCTCGCCGCCGCGCCGCCCGATGTCCTATACATTCGTGGGCTCGCTCGGATGCAGAGACCATAGAGCAGTGCGGCTGGATGGCGCGCCGGCGCGCACCAACAACACCCCGGGAGCGGCGATCAGGAGGTAGCATACGGCTCCGATCCTAAGCGTCGTATCGATACTGAAGGCAATGCTGGTGACCACGGCGACACTCGCGGCCATAACGCCTGCAGCGCCGTTGATGCCCCAGAACCACGGTGTGGGGCGCGTGCTGATCGCCGAGACCAATCGCATGCCGGTCGGAAATCCAAACCCCATCAGGAAGCCTGCCGGGGCCAGGACAAGAACACAGAAGCTGGCGCGAACGAGAAGATTCGCTCCATCGAAGTCGACCAGCAGCGCGGGCAGCCAGAACGGCAACGCAAACAGGTAAGCGGTCGTCGCCACGCTCCAGGCCACAAGCCTGCTGGCTCCGGCAAGTTGCACGCTCTCGGATGCCATGCTGCCGAAGCCCGTCCAGAGAATGAGGCTGAACAGAACGACACTCAGCGCGTAGGCGGGATGACCGAGGAAGACGCTCATTCGCTGCAGGAGAGCGATCTCGATCATCATGAAGCCCACCCCGATCAGGGCGAAATAGATGGTGCCGCCGATGGCCAACTGCCAGCCGGCTTCTCTGACCGTTGACCGCAACGGAACGACGATCGTCGCGGCGACGAGCGCGACCGAAATCAGAACGAGCATGGCGAGAGTCAACGTCGCAATGAGGTTTCCGGCGAACACCCCGGTGTGAGTGAAATGCGAGAACACGTTCGGATCGAACAGGGTGGCGAATCTCAACTGATTAAAAAAGAAGGGGCGCGCATCGGTCGGCGGCGTGAGGTCGAGATAGAAGCCGGTCGTTGCCTGGTCGAGCGTGCGACGGTCAGGAGCACTGACGATCCTCTCCAGTATGGTGGAGGGCGCCGCCGTGTCGGGGCTTAATAGCACCGTGAATTCATTGGCAGTGGCGGCATCCTTGAGCGCCGCGAGCGCCGCCGCAGAGAATGGCGACTTCATCACGATCAGTGTTGCCACGTTCCCTGCCGTGGCGAGAAACAGGTGGCGCCTGGGCTCGGCCGCGCCGTTGGCAAGAAGTGATGCGACGCCAAGGCTGACCAATCGCCCGGTCTCGTTCACTTCACCGGGCGCGTACCAGCGGCTCACCGTGAATAGGCCGCCTGGGTTCAGCCGACCGAGAAAACGTTGCCAGGCCTCGACGGTGTAAAGACCGTTCTCCGTGAGAGTGAAGGCGCCGGCGCCCGTCGCCGCCCAGGTATCGATCAGGCTCATCTGGATGATATCGAAAGAGCGGCGGGTGCGTGCAAACCAGCTTCGCGCCTCGTCGACCTCGAACTTCACCCCATCCAAGGCCGCGATCGCCGTATAGCTGGAAAACCGGCGCGCCAGGATGTCGATGATGATCGGATTGATCTCGACGCCCGTCACATCGCTCAGGCCGAAGAGGCGTTGCGACAGGACGTCCCGACCGCCACCGACACCGATCACGGCGCCGGTCTTCAGGTCCGGAACGGCGTAGGCAAGGTTGGTCACGTCATAGCGCAGGAACCCCAGCCTCGCGAGGTCTCCATCGAAGCGGTACAGGACAGTGCCGGCACCGCCGTCGATATTCAGC from Nitrobacteraceae bacterium AZCC 1564 includes these protein-coding regions:
- a CDS encoding TetR/AcrR family transcriptional repressor of mexJK operon (product_source=KO:K18301; cath_funfam=1.10.10.60; cog=COG1309; ko=KO:K18301; pfam=PF00440,PF14246; superfamily=46689,48498), which translates into the protein MTENSQGRRGRPANEALGQTIIDAASELFVELGFQATTLDKVAQRAKISKLSIYRHFENKEALFSAAIAAGCHQLFAPQALLEGVDGSVEDQLMAVGSSLLRTLLRSDVRSVEAMVMADRTNQNSLSKLHYEAGPAHVIAQIEALLRQLHAKAVLNVPDPLRSARLFAALFKGSDLLIIARFDQARAEDDNEIESYCRSAVAMFIAAHGGNDHAGG
- a CDS encoding hypothetical protein (product_source=Hypo-rule applied); its protein translation is MTSSMVMGSVLWMEGVGLGLARNIVQRYALETGSEQGLGIDETVAHHCIDRPDNAAFGIAAPPRGNLISRTS
- a CDS encoding thioredoxin reductase (product_source=COG0492; cath_funfam=3.50.50.60; cog=COG0492; pfam=PF07992; superfamily=51905) → MDDVIIIGGSFAGLAGALQLGRARRKVTILDTGLPRNRFAGHSHGLLGHDHKPPLDILAEARQQLARYPTIRLVNARAESVSGAIDDFSVLTADGASLGARRLILSYGVADQMPDVPGFAEGWGTSIVPCPYCDGFEVAGQHWGLVWSGRQSHNQVRLFHDWTDRLTLFADGHDIPPDIRADLARRNIPVVDDRITGIAHHGAHNATVKLDTGPDVAVDILFAHPRNKPSASLHESLGLATVDTPLGIALKVDDRRETSMVGIYAAGDLANPLMPSVTTASWQGAMAGIFAQQSMLV
- a CDS encoding protein-S-isoprenylcysteine O-methyltransferase Ste14 (product_source=COG2020; cog=COG2020; pfam=PF04191; superfamily=103473; transmembrane_helix_parts=Outside_1_14,TMhelix_15_34,Inside_35_40,TMhelix_41_63,Outside_64_100,TMhelix_101_123,Inside_124_157), with the protein product MAVESDSAGVRFPPPFVYLGALLLGLAAERFVTLRSFGIDWRLLLATGVLLFVAGAAMILVAAGLFRRLGTNVPPSQPTTRIATTGPYRWTRNPMYLGMALIYAGLAIGFDGPIAFALLPLVLIAIQTQVIAREERYLEAKFGDDYRRYKAEVRRWL
- a CDS encoding hypothetical protein (product_source=Hypo-rule applied), translated to MSSPCWMRHWIKIGWKKGVRATVDRSRRLRGVIDSQALGVLRGQPAGRFSVTPARNLQNMIARGKEVLVYQKAPQAAAAE
- a CDS encoding hypothetical protein (product_source=Hypo-rule applied; superfamily=53474), giving the protein MITATEARVRALSCRTPATQQSLTATERVALDRTPRRIGGGWDDRHWPLADVVILAAHVGFRDES
- a CDS encoding hypothetical protein (product_source=Hypo-rule applied; transmembrane_helix_parts=Inside_1_12,TMhelix_13_32,Outside_33_48) translates to MYAIDEEPDDLTAVFLFAALGFVLSLAVIRMVPEEALSWMIALEVMGH
- a CDS encoding hypothetical protein (product_source=Hypo-rule applied; pfam=PF09361) → MTNPSSHESSSYKTAISLPFFDFARVSEMNGNMLSDTAKINSMLSATMQDFCKEWTEFVAVRVDQNRQLLDTLRDCKTLPEIQHAYAKFWEDAFAQYGEEARRMMRISQGVVEETGRAVQKTADASADVSRAA
- a CDS encoding catechol 2,3-dioxygenase-like lactoylglutathione lyase family enzyme (product_source=COG0346; cog=COG0346; pfam=PF00903; superfamily=54593), whose translation is MTITLNHTIVWTRDKVGAARFFAEIFGLPFEGPGDHFAPVRVNDTLTLDFADAKGAVAGQHYAFHVSDVEFDAILQRVKDAGLTFGSGPFSLEDGKLNDWNGGRGFYYKDHDGHVIELMTVPQ
- a CDS encoding hypothetical protein (product_source=Hypo-rule applied), yielding MIKVERVGDGDPLEFEVIVRVGNGETRHHVTLARETCERLTMGTHTPENSPENCIKAAFQFLLEREPKESILRSFDITVISRYFPEFERELPRYLSQF